From the genome of Mycoplasma anserisalpingitidis, one region includes:
- a CDS encoding IS1634 family transposase — MQVLWYDTTTAYFESFSRIGIRVPGFSKDGKFKEDQVVIGLITDENGIPLHYKLFPGNTTDSKTFIHFMLEMKRVYEIEKVVIVCDKGMSTNANIRFLEAHGIDYIISYRMKAGSKKVKEYVLKQDDYVNYGGDFKYKEQTYFSTWQNGRKNDKVRRRIISYSSSRASKDRKDRENLVNNFYKKAKNGMVSASDLKSETKNYLLLFIKSFKRQKR, encoded by the coding sequence TTACAAGTTCTTTGATATGACACAACAACTGCTTATTTTGAATCATTTTCAAGAATAGGAATAAGAGTACCTGGTTTTTCTAAAGATGGAAAATTTAAAGAAGATCAAGTAGTTATTGGTTTAATTACAGATGAAAACGGAATTCCATTGCATTATAAATTGTTCCCCGGAAATACAACTGATTCAAAAACTTTCATTCATTTTATGCTTGAGATGAAAAGAGTTTATGAAATTGAAAAAGTTGTAATTGTTTGTGATAAAGGGATGAGTACAAACGCTAACATTAGATTTTTAGAAGCACACGGTATTGACTATATCATTTCATATCGTATGAAAGCAGGAAGTAAAAAAGTCAAGGAATACGTCTTAAAACAAGATGACTACGTTAATTATGGTGGAGATTTTAAGTATAAGGAACAAACATATTTTTCAACTTGACAAAATGGTAGAAAAAACGATAAAGTGAGACGAAGAATTATCTCTTACTCTTCATCAAGAGCTTCAAAAGACAGAAAAGATAGAGAAAATTTAGTCAATAACTTCTATAAAAAAGCTAAAAACGGAATGGTTTCAGCTTCTGATTTAAAAAGTGAGACGAAGAATTATCTCTTACTCTTCATCAA